In Streptomyces qaidamensis, one DNA window encodes the following:
- a CDS encoding carbohydrate ABC transporter permease: MTLTEQTTERPEVRSVRRLTRPDPASRGRGGQRFLLVGLVLASSYSLFPVWWLVVAATKDRTALYQSNGLWFSGWHLWENLQQVFTYQDGIFLRWTANSFLYAGVGSLGGTLIALATGYGLARFDFPGRNAIFACVVGSFLIPIALLTLPLYLLFSAIGMVDTPWAMLIPCLINPFSVYLAKVYTEATIPYELLEAARIDGAGELRIFFSIVLRMMTTGGATVFLLAFVNTWNAFFLPLTVLRGKENWTLNLGLYNWTGTRLESGIDLTGLVLTGALLSIVPMAIMMVAMRRYWRTGVTLGALK; this comes from the coding sequence ATGACGCTGACCGAGCAGACCACCGAGCGGCCCGAAGTCCGCAGTGTCCGGAGGCTGACCCGGCCGGACCCGGCCTCCCGCGGGCGGGGCGGTCAGCGCTTCCTGCTCGTCGGGCTGGTGCTGGCCAGTTCCTACAGCCTGTTCCCGGTGTGGTGGCTGGTCGTGGCCGCGACCAAGGACCGTACGGCGCTGTACCAGAGCAACGGCCTGTGGTTCTCGGGCTGGCACCTGTGGGAGAACCTGCAGCAGGTGTTCACCTACCAGGACGGGATCTTCCTGCGGTGGACGGCCAACTCGTTCCTGTACGCGGGCGTGGGCTCGCTCGGCGGCACGCTGATCGCTCTCGCAACCGGATACGGTCTGGCCCGCTTCGACTTCCCCGGGCGTAACGCGATCTTCGCGTGTGTCGTGGGCTCGTTCCTGATCCCGATCGCGCTGCTGACACTGCCGCTGTATCTGCTGTTCTCCGCGATCGGCATGGTGGACACGCCGTGGGCGATGCTGATCCCCTGTCTGATCAACCCGTTCAGCGTCTACCTGGCCAAGGTGTACACCGAGGCGACGATCCCCTACGAGCTGCTGGAGGCCGCCCGGATCGACGGCGCCGGGGAGCTGCGGATCTTCTTCAGCATCGTGCTGCGGATGATGACGACGGGCGGCGCGACGGTGTTCCTGCTGGCCTTCGTGAACACCTGGAACGCCTTCTTCCTGCCGCTGACCGTGCTGCGCGGCAAGGAGAACTGGACGCTCAACCTCGGTCTCTACAACTGGACCGGTACCCGTCTGGAGTCCGGCATCGACCTGACCGGGCTGGTGCTGACCGGCGCGCTGCTGTCCATCGTCCCGATGGCGATCATGATGGTCGCGATGCGCCGCTACTGGCGCACGGGCGTGACGCTCGGCGCCCTCAAGTGA